One segment of Mesoplodon densirostris isolate mMesDen1 chromosome 6, mMesDen1 primary haplotype, whole genome shotgun sequence DNA contains the following:
- the PMPCA gene encoding mitochondrial-processing peptidase subunit alpha, producing the protein MAAMVLAATRLLRGSGSWGSSRLRFGAPAYRQFSSGGAYPSVPLSSPLPGVPKPVFATVDGQEKFETKVTTLENGLRVASQNKFGQFCTVGILINSGSRYEAKYLSGIAHFLEKLAFSSTDRFDSKDEILLTLEKHGGICDCQTSRDTTMYAVSADSKGLDTVVGLLADVVLHPRLTDEEIELTRMAVRFELEDLSMRPDPEPLLTEMIHEAAYRENTVGLHRFCPTENIAKIDRSVLHSYLRNYYTPDRMVLAGVGVEHEQLVECARKYLLGTRPAWGSGAAVHVDGSVAQYTGGIVKLERDMSGVSLGPTPFPELTHIMIGLESCSFLEGDFLAFAVLNMMMGGGGSFSAGGPGKGMFTRLYLNVLNRHHWMYNATSYHHSYEDTGLLCIHASADPRQVREMVEIITREFVLMAGTVDVVELERAKTQLTSMLMMNLEARPVIFEDVGRQVLATRSRKLPHELCALIRDVKPEDIKRVASAMLCRKPAVAALGDLSNLPAYEHVQAALANKDGRLPRTYRLFR; encoded by the exons ATGGCGGCTATGGTGCTGGCGGCGACGCGGCTGCTGCGAGGCTCGGGCTCCTGGGGCAGCTCGCGGCTGAG GTTTGGAGCCCCTGCATACAGGCAGTTCAGTAGTGGCGGTGCCTATCCCAGCGTCCCCCTCTCTTCCCCCTTGCCCGGGGTACCCAAGCCTGTTTTTGCTACAGTTGATGGACAAGAAAAGTTTGAAACCAAAGTCACCACACTGGAGAATGGGCTTCGTGTGGCGTCCCAAAATAAGTTTGGACAATTTTGTACAGTAGGAA tTCTTATTAACTCTGGATCAAGATACGAAGCAAAATATCTCAGTGGAATTGCTCACTTTTTGGAAAAATTGGCATTTTCG TCTACTGATCGTTTTGACAGCAAAGATGAAATTCTGCTTACCTTGGAGAAGCACGGGGGTATTTGTGACTGCCAGACGTCAAG AGACACCACCATGTATGCTGTGTCTGCTGATTCTAAAGGCCTGGACACAGTGGTTGGCTTGCTGGCAGACGTGGTCCTGCACCCCAGGCTAACAG ATGAAGAAATCGAGCTGACGCGTATGGCTGTCCGGTTTGAGCTGGAGGACCTCAGCATGCGGCCCGACCCGGAGCCCCTCCTCACCGAGATGATTCACGAG GCCGCTTACAGGGAAAATACAGTTGGCCTCCACCGTTTCTGCCCCACGGAGAACATCGCAAAGATTGACCGATCGGTGCTTCATTCCTACCTGAGAAACTACTACACCCCCGACCGCATGGTGctggccggggtgggggtggagcaCGAGCAGCTGGTGGAATGCGCCAGGAAGTACCTCTTGGGCACCCGCCCTGCCTGGGGCAGCGGGGCGGCCGTGCACGTGGACGGATCGGTGGCACAGTACACCGGGGGCATCGTCAAG CTGGAAAGGGACATGTCCGGTGTCAGCCTGGGCCCCACCCCGTTCCCCGAGCTCACGCACATCATGATTGGCCTGGAGAGCTGTTCCTTCTTG GAGGGGGACTTCCTCGCTTTCGCGGTGCTGAACATGATGATGGGCGGCGGCGGCTCCTTCTCGGCCGGTGGGCCTGGCAAGGGCATGTTCACCCGGCTCTACCTCAACGTGCTCAACAG GCACCACTGGATGTACAACGCGACCTCCTACCACCACAGCTACGAGGACACGGGCCTCCTGTGCATTCACGCCAGCGCCGACCCCAGACAG GTTCGAGAAATGGTGGAAATCATCACGAGAGAGTTTGTTTTAATGGCTGGAACTGTGGATGTG GTGGAGCTGGAACGGGCCAAGACGCAGCTCACGTCCATGCTCATGATGAACCTGGAGGCCAGGCCCGTCATCTTCGAGGACGTGGGGAGGCAGGTGCTGGCCACCCGCTCCAGGAAGCTGCCCCATGAGCTGTGCGCACTCATCC GCGATGTGAAGCCAGAGGACATCAAGAGAGTTGCTTCTGCGATGCTCTGCAGGAAGCCCGCAGTGGCCGCCCTGGGGGACCTGAGCAATCTGCCGGCGTACGAGCACGTCCAGGCGGCGCTGGCGAATAAGGACGGGCGCCTGCCTAGGACTTACCGGCTCTTCCGGTAG